In Haematobia irritans isolate KBUSLIRL chromosome 1, ASM5000362v1, whole genome shotgun sequence, a genomic segment contains:
- the LOC142220821 gene encoding SPRY domain-containing protein 7, with the protein MFCCLRTCLNGNLHKPSRSNLPNNRTKEPEIHLSSTHLGTEVILLSNYLRITGTGGALATAPLVQSKSYFEVKIQQKGIWSVGLATRQADFDKKYGGLDKESWCLCSDNVTRHNSEEYGPVVATINQPKTTSNGDVVINGTSVPGLIGIEDMNEDLLLTTGRSDGDKSAQDNKTETTADSREDTTQHLFPDEGDIVGVSFDHIELNFYFNGKNLDVPFRNVKASTVYPVIYVGNGAILDIILDNFHHPPPNGFESIMLEQSLL; encoded by the exons ATGTTTTGTTGTCTTCGAACATGTTTGAATGGAAATTTGCATAAACCCAGTCGGAGCAATCTACCCAATAATCGAACAAAGGAGCCAGAAATACATCTATCATCTACACATCTTG GCACCGAAGTGATTCTATTGTCAAATTATTTGCGTATTACCGGTACTGGAGGTGCTTTGGCCACAGCACCTCTTGTccaatcaaaatcatatttcgaagtgaaaattcaacaaaaaggTATTTGGTCAGTGGGCTTAGCAACACGCCAagctgattttgacaaaaagtatggcGGTTTGGATAAGGAGAGCTGGTGTCTATGTTCGGACAATGTAACGCGCCACAATTCCGAAGAATATGGTCCAGTAGTAGCAACAATAAATCAACCAAAGACCACCAGTAATGGTGATGTTGTTATAAATGGTACTTCAGTGCCAGGCTTAATTGGTATCGAAGATATGAATGAAGATTTACTTTTGACTACTGGCCGCAGTGATGGTGATAAATCTGCTCAGGACAATAAAACTGAAACGACTGCTGATAGTAGAGAAGATACGACACAACATTTGTTTCCCGATGAGGGTGATATTGTTGGTGTTTCTTTCGAccatattgaattgaatttctattttaATGGTAAAAATTTGGATGTTCCGTTCCGTAACGTTAAGGCCAGTACTGTGTATCCGGTAATTTATG TTGGGAATGGTGCAATTTTGGATATAATCTTGGATAATTTTCATCATCCCCCTCCCAATGGTTTCGAAAGTATTATGCTGGAACAATCTCTGTTGTAA
- the LOC142220822 gene encoding uncharacterized protein LOC142220822 encodes MRKAQKMKVQAIQKEQLQLVQIEKSLESLLGNINESINTLKVEELQLKSSLVELITKDCYRTTEPAPSTSSRALTATPIDWDDCPVPMAPTVSKIEKSNNDAVAMVTTSDTNFLDESINKQLLDLESLVVQIKSKSNMEEEEDESDENDAVHGFEEFLPE; translated from the exons aTGAGGAAGGCTCAGAAAATGAAagttcaagcgatacaaaaagagCAACTTCAACTTGTGCAAATAGAAAAATCACTAGAATCACTATTGGGAAATATAAATGAATCCATCAACACTTTAAAA GTAGAGGAATTGCAATTGAAATCAAGTTTAGTAGAACTCATTACGAAAGACTGCTACAGAACTACTGAACCTGCTCCTTCAACATCATCCCGAGCTTTAACTGCTACGCCAATTGATTGGGACGATTGTCCTGTCCCAATGGCGCCGACTGTatcgaaaattgaaaaatctaacaATGATGCAGTTGCAATGGTGACCACCAGTGATACTAATTTCCTGGATGAGAGTATTAACAAGCAATTATTAGATTTGGAATCGTTGGTAGTACAGATTAAAAGCAAATCCAATATGGAAGAAGAGGAAGACGAAAGTGATGAAAACGATGCAGTGCATGGGTTTGAAGAATTTTTACCAGAATAA